Proteins encoded together in one Pseudoalteromonas xiamenensis window:
- the gspD gene encoding type II secretion system secretin GspD, translated as MTTKRNHRTTKAGLAKYAALFLAAGLSFTVPAVEYAANFKGTDINEFINIVGKNLNKTIIIDPNVRGNINVRSYELMDEKIYYQFFLNVLEVYGYAVIEMDSGVLKVVRSSDGKKANVPLVKDEEKGNGDVLVTRVVRVKNVSVQELGPLIRQFSDQKDGGHVTNLNSANVMMLTGHASSVNRLVDIIRSVDQAGDRHVDIVKLKHATAQDVVSVVDNIFKDSGKGTIPEFLIPKVVADERTNSIIVSGESQARGRAIELIKRLDGELESTGNTQVFYLNYAKAEELVKVLQGVSKSLQEETQGGANANGARRTSSQKGDTSIEAHQDSNALVITAQPDTMRSLASVIEKLDVRRAQVLVEAIVVEVFEGDGINFGLQWISKEGGMLQFNNGTSVPIGGLAVAAEKARDKTIEKVYTGSLTDTNKPYTETQVGDLTALGQLVGGINGLAAGIIRNDWGAIVQAVSTDTNSNILATPSVTTMDNEEASMIVGQEVPIITGSTASTTNSNPFQTVERQEVGIKLKVTPQINDGDAVQLTIEQEVSSVSGATAVDISINKRAISTTVIADDGGMVVLGGLIDEDVQESVSKVPILGDIPVLGHLFKSTSTSKRKRNLLVFIRPTIVRDSTRMNELSHGKYNFIRGEQVKQREDGIDLMPLTDSPMLPEWNDKLTLPPTYEEYLKQQNDEQHND; from the coding sequence ATGACAACTAAGCGAAACCATCGAACAACAAAAGCTGGGTTAGCTAAATATGCTGCGCTCTTCTTGGCGGCTGGATTATCTTTTACTGTTCCGGCTGTTGAATATGCAGCTAATTTTAAAGGCACAGACATCAACGAGTTCATCAATATTGTTGGTAAAAACTTAAATAAAACCATCATTATTGACCCTAACGTCCGTGGCAACATTAACGTGCGTAGTTACGAATTGATGGATGAAAAAATTTACTATCAATTCTTTTTAAACGTATTAGAAGTCTACGGATACGCCGTCATCGAGATGGACAGCGGCGTTCTAAAGGTCGTGCGTAGTTCGGATGGCAAAAAGGCTAACGTGCCGCTAGTGAAAGACGAAGAGAAAGGCAATGGTGACGTACTCGTCACACGCGTAGTTCGAGTAAAGAACGTAAGTGTTCAAGAATTAGGCCCGCTTATTCGTCAGTTTAGCGACCAAAAAGATGGTGGTCATGTTACAAATTTAAACTCAGCAAACGTGATGATGTTGACGGGGCATGCCTCGTCGGTTAATCGTTTAGTTGACATCATCCGCTCTGTCGATCAGGCCGGCGACCGCCATGTTGACATTGTTAAGTTGAAACATGCGACAGCACAAGACGTGGTATCTGTTGTAGATAACATCTTTAAAGATTCTGGCAAGGGTACGATACCTGAATTCCTAATTCCTAAAGTGGTTGCTGACGAGCGTACCAACAGCATCATTGTGAGTGGTGAATCTCAAGCTCGTGGCCGAGCAATTGAACTAATCAAACGTTTAGATGGTGAACTCGAAAGCACGGGTAACACGCAAGTTTTCTATTTGAACTACGCGAAAGCGGAAGAGCTGGTAAAAGTTCTGCAAGGTGTGAGTAAGTCATTGCAGGAAGAAACACAAGGTGGTGCAAACGCCAATGGTGCTCGTCGTACAAGCTCGCAAAAAGGTGACACTAGTATTGAAGCTCACCAAGATTCTAATGCACTGGTGATTACAGCACAGCCAGATACGATGCGTTCTCTCGCGTCGGTGATCGAAAAACTAGATGTACGTCGTGCGCAAGTCCTTGTGGAAGCGATTGTTGTGGAAGTCTTTGAAGGTGATGGCATCAACTTTGGCTTACAGTGGATCAGTAAAGAAGGCGGAATGCTGCAATTTAATAACGGCACTTCTGTTCCGATTGGTGGTTTGGCTGTTGCAGCAGAAAAAGCGCGTGATAAGACGATTGAAAAAGTGTACACCGGTAGCTTAACTGACACCAACAAACCTTACACAGAAACTCAGGTCGGTGACCTCACCGCGTTAGGTCAGCTAGTCGGTGGCATCAACGGTTTGGCGGCAGGAATTATACGCAACGACTGGGGTGCGATTGTTCAAGCGGTTTCCACAGACACCAATTCGAATATTCTTGCAACACCGTCTGTAACGACGATGGACAACGAAGAAGCGTCGATGATCGTAGGTCAAGAAGTGCCAATCATCACAGGTTCAACGGCCAGTACCACGAATTCTAACCCGTTCCAGACGGTTGAACGTCAAGAAGTGGGTATCAAACTTAAAGTAACACCTCAAATTAATGATGGCGATGCCGTACAACTGACGATTGAACAAGAAGTATCGAGCGTAAGTGGCGCCACTGCTGTTGATATCTCAATCAACAAACGTGCAATTAGCACGACAGTGATTGCAGACGATGGTGGAATGGTTGTGTTGGGTGGTTTGATAGACGAAGACGTGCAAGAAAGCGTATCTAAAGTACCAATTTTAGGTGACATTCCTGTATTGGGACATCTGTTCAAGTCTACAAGCACGAGCAAACGTAAGCGTAACCTATTGGTTTTCATTCGCCCAACCATCGTACGTGATTCTACGCGCATGAATGAGTTGAGTCATGGTAAGTACAATTTTATCCGTGGCGAGCAAGTGAAACAACGTGAAGATGGTATTGATTTAATGCCGTTGACCGACTCGCCAATGTTACCGGAGTGGAACGACAAACTGACATTACCTCCGACATACGAAGAATATTTAAAGCAGCAAAATGATGAGCAACACAATGACTGA
- the gspC gene encoding type II secretion system protein GspC translates to MEQQILQLQKVAQSLPHKRLSKIVTIAAVVYVAYLTAQLFWILWPTPKAESLPSIQAASSSSHSPVNVRKILAQNLFGQANAIAEPVQKTVISDAPETRLSLRLTGIVAVSQDDEAGLAIIESQGRQETYVVKDSIAGTRAKLAQVLPDRVILDVSGRFETLMLDGLDFSKTVTLPSSTKRNNPLVSSSGPVQSKGALKEQISATREEVKQDPGKLFDYIRISQATQDGKLIGYRLSAGKDPALFSRMGLKNNDLAVAINGYQLTDMKQAMQAVNELRTSSNATITIERDGSLMDVQFSL, encoded by the coding sequence ATGGAACAGCAAATATTACAGTTGCAAAAAGTTGCACAATCCTTGCCACATAAAAGACTGAGCAAAATCGTTACTATAGCTGCGGTGGTTTACGTTGCCTATTTGACCGCGCAACTGTTTTGGATACTCTGGCCTACACCTAAGGCGGAATCTCTCCCTTCTATTCAAGCCGCTTCATCCAGTTCTCATTCCCCAGTTAACGTTCGCAAAATTCTTGCTCAAAATTTATTTGGTCAAGCGAATGCCATCGCAGAGCCTGTTCAGAAAACCGTTATCTCCGACGCGCCAGAAACGCGATTAAGTCTTCGCCTTACCGGCATCGTAGCGGTCAGCCAAGACGATGAAGCTGGTCTTGCAATTATTGAATCCCAAGGTCGTCAAGAAACCTACGTGGTAAAAGATTCGATTGCAGGTACGCGGGCGAAACTGGCTCAAGTTTTACCGGACCGCGTTATTCTGGATGTGAGTGGTCGTTTTGAAACGCTCATGCTAGATGGCCTTGATTTCAGCAAAACAGTGACCTTGCCATCTTCAACAAAACGCAATAATCCTTTAGTAAGCTCATCCGGTCCGGTTCAATCGAAAGGGGCGTTGAAAGAACAAATCTCGGCAACGCGCGAAGAAGTTAAGCAAGATCCCGGTAAATTATTTGATTACATTCGTATTTCTCAAGCGACACAAGATGGAAAATTAATCGGTTATCGCTTGAGTGCTGGAAAAGATCCGGCACTGTTTTCCCGTATGGGACTTAAGAATAATGATTTGGCTGTTGCTATCAATGGCTATCAACTCACGGACATGAAACAGGCCATGCAAGCAGTCAATGAACTGCGCACAAGTAGCAACGCCACTATCACCATTGAGCGCGATGGCAGCTTAATGGACGTGCAATTCAGCCTGTAA